Proteins encoded together in one Planctomycetota bacterium window:
- a CDS encoding DsrE family protein: MKIGVIISSNDAETCWNALRYANFCIGQKDEVKIFFMGKGVEYQKVSTDKFNTIEQANKILKSGGNVFACGTCIKSREQEGSEMCPISTMKDMYEIVKASDKVVTF, encoded by the coding sequence ATGAAAATAGGAGTGATAATTTCGAGTAATGATGCCGAGACTTGCTGGAATGCGTTAAGGTATGCGAACTTTTGCATCGGGCAGAAGGATGAAGTTAAAATATTCTTTATGGGCAAAGGGGTTGAATATCAAAAGGTCAGCACCGATAAATTCAACACAATAGAGCAAGCCAATAAGATTCTGAAATCAGGTGGCAACGTTTTTGCTTGCGGAACATGCATCAAATCCCGGGAGCAGGAAGGTTCGGAAATGTGCCCAATTTCAACCATGAAAGATATGTATGAAATCGTTAAAGCGAGCGATAAGGTCGTGACTTTTTAA
- a CDS encoding winged helix-turn-helix transcriptional regulator translates to MSGFTVVCQALSVEARVKILRLLKAHRLCVNAITCRLGITQSAVSQHLRVLKSAGLVKAKKRGYWMHYSINTKALLNHRRMLNKTLIYGK, encoded by the coding sequence ATGTCTGGGTTTACCGTCGTTTGCCAGGCGCTCTCGGTTGAAGCAAGGGTAAAGATACTCCGGCTTCTTAAGGCGCATCGGCTATGCGTCAACGCCATCACCTGTCGTTTGGGCATTACCCAGTCAGCGGTGTCCCAGCACCTGCGGGTTTTAAAATCGGCCGGTTTGGTCAAGGCGAAAAAAAGAGGTTACTGGATGCATTATTCTATTAACACCAAGGCGTTATTAAACCATAGAAGAATGCTTAATAAAACGCTGATTTACGGCAAATAG